In one window of candidate division TA06 bacterium B3_TA06 DNA:
- the nadB gene encoding L-aspartate oxidase, whose amino-acid sequence MRIETDFLVVGSGMAGLWFAYRISNHGRVLVLTKKDDSESNTNYAQGGIAAALGSDDSPQQHLEDTVKAGYGLCDPQAVQVMVGEGPRLVRELQKLEIEFSTEGGHLELGIEGGHTRHRVAHVADTTGQAVEWGLINAVRSAPNVALYEHHFVIDLLTDESGRCCGVLSFDRESGKFAEIHAKVVMLATGGLCRVYEHTTNPPIATGDGVAMAWRAGAKVADLEFIQFHPTSLFGARIDGRAFLISEAVRGEGGILRTPDGERFMPRYHPDAELAPRSVVARAIYNELRTRRLDYVLLDLSSIPPAHILKRFPMIADTCKRFGLDITREPVPVVPAAHYSVGGVKTDLWGRTSIPCLYTAGECAHTGVHGANRLASNSLLEALVFADRAAQAASKEEARLPSLDKINPFERQLRSIEDPSLLNSLVSSLKQTMWRFAGIVRSAKEMERGRARLAELSRELKALYPARIFSPGIKQLRNTLIVGDLILRSALARKESRGLHYVEEFPDTLPEASHTVLSPKD is encoded by the coding sequence ATGCGCATCGAGACCGACTTCCTTGTGGTCGGTTCAGGGATGGCGGGTTTGTGGTTTGCCTACCGGATCTCCAATCACGGTCGGGTGCTTGTCCTTACTAAGAAAGATGATTCCGAGTCCAACACCAACTACGCTCAGGGAGGGATTGCTGCGGCATTGGGGTCGGATGATTCGCCTCAGCAGCATCTTGAAGATACCGTAAAAGCCGGTTACGGTCTCTGCGATCCGCAAGCGGTTCAGGTTATGGTCGGAGAGGGGCCTCGTCTTGTCAGGGAGCTACAGAAGTTGGAGATCGAGTTCTCAACAGAGGGCGGTCACCTTGAGTTGGGCATTGAGGGTGGGCACACCAGGCACAGGGTAGCCCATGTCGCCGATACCACAGGTCAGGCGGTGGAGTGGGGACTTATTAATGCGGTGCGTTCAGCCCCTAACGTGGCACTCTATGAGCACCATTTCGTTATCGACCTTTTAACCGATGAGAGCGGACGCTGCTGCGGGGTGCTGAGCTTTGATCGTGAGAGCGGGAAGTTTGCAGAGATCCACGCTAAGGTAGTGATGCTTGCCACAGGCGGGCTTTGCAGGGTATACGAACATACCACCAATCCGCCGATAGCGACAGGGGACGGCGTAGCAATGGCCTGGCGAGCCGGAGCGAAGGTTGCCGATCTTGAGTTCATCCAGTTTCATCCTACCTCGCTTTTCGGCGCCAGGATAGACGGTCGCGCCTTCCTTATATCCGAGGCGGTTCGCGGTGAGGGCGGGATACTTCGGACACCTGACGGGGAGCGGTTCATGCCGCGTTATCATCCTGATGCGGAGCTGGCCCCGCGCAGCGTGGTGGCACGCGCCATCTACAACGAACTTCGAACAAGAAGGCTTGACTACGTTCTCTTGGATCTCTCATCCATCCCCCCCGCGCACATCCTCAAACGGTTTCCCATGATCGCCGATACCTGTAAGCGCTTCGGGCTTGACATCACCCGCGAGCCTGTGCCTGTGGTGCCTGCGGCCCATTACTCTGTTGGCGGGGTAAAGACCGATCTCTGGGGAAGAACCTCCATCCCTTGTCTTTACACAGCCGGTGAATGCGCCCATACCGGGGTTCACGGCGCAAACAGGCTTGCATCCAACTCGCTGCTTGAGGCCCTGGTCTTCGCAGATCGCGCCGCGCAGGCTGCCAGCAAGGAAGAGGCTCGTCTTCCCTCTTTAGATAAGATAAATCCGTTTGAACGTCAACTGCGCAGCATAGAGGACCCGTCGCTCCTTAACTCCCTTGTCTCGTCTCTGAAGCAGACGATGTGGCGGTTTGCAGGGATAGTGCGTTCCGCGAAGGAGATGGAACGGGGCCGGGCAAGGCTTGCAGAGCTCTCTCGTGAGCTAAAGGCGCTGTATCCGGCGAGAATCTTCAGTCCGGGCATCAAACAGCTCCGCAACACGCTGATCGTCGGCGATCTTATCCTTCGTTCGGCCCTTGCACGAAAGGAGTCCCGCGGGCTTCACTACGTGGAGGAGTTCCCTGATACCCTGCCTGAAGCATCTCATACTGTGCTTTCCCCAAAAGATTAA
- the grpE gene encoding nucleotide exchange factor GrpE has translation MVKKGPVSKLKEELRAKEAEVAQMRSLALRAAAELDNARKRWERERDELGIQAQAEVLGALVEIWDNFERALAVDAEDNEKTLESYRKGVELIFSQFRDVLAKYGLMQYSCLGEEFDPTKAEALGYMETSEAKPGQVVEEPKKGFMLGDYLLRPAQVIVAREVKEEKKEAEASEETTGKQRSREDKEV, from the coding sequence ATGGTAAAAAAAGGTCCCGTGTCAAAGTTAAAGGAGGAACTTCGCGCGAAAGAAGCGGAAGTTGCCCAGATGCGTTCCTTGGCGCTTCGGGCCGCGGCGGAGTTAGATAACGCTCGCAAGCGCTGGGAGCGCGAGCGCGATGAGCTTGGAATCCAGGCCCAGGCCGAGGTGCTGGGAGCACTAGTAGAGATTTGGGATAACTTCGAGCGCGCCCTGGCGGTTGATGCCGAGGATAACGAGAAGACCTTGGAATCCTATCGCAAGGGAGTGGAGCTTATCTTCTCGCAGTTCCGCGACGTCCTTGCGAAGTATGGGTTAATGCAATATAGTTGTCTGGGCGAGGAGTTCGATCCAACAAAGGCGGAGGCCTTGGGGTATATGGAGACTTCCGAGGCGAAACCTGGCCAGGTTGTGGAAGAGCCCAAGAAAGGTTTCATGCTGGGTGATTACCTGCTGCGTCCTGCGCAGGTGATCGTGGCCAGAGAGGTTAAAGAAGAGAAGAAAGAAGCTGAAGCTTCAGAAGAGACCACGGGCAAACAGCGATCCCGTGAAGACAAGGAGGTTTAA
- a CDS encoding molecular chaperone DnaK, giving the protein MAKVIGIDLGTTNSCVAVVEQGQAVVIPNPEGGRTTPSVVSFGKERLVGTLAKRQAVLHPDETIYSIKRFMGRRYSEVAYERERVSFKVVPADNGDAWVQVDGRKMAPPEISAMILQYLRKAAEAYLGEPVKQAVISVPAYFNDSQRHATKDAGKIAGLDVLRIINEPTAAALAYGLDKKTSAKVAVYDLGGGTFDISIIEVDVEAKTIEVLSTNGNTHLGGDDFDQRIMDYIITEFKREQGVNLSKDHSALARIKEAAEKAKVELSSSLETTISQPFIASDPDKGPLHLEMSVTRTKLESLVGDLVESTFGPVKQALTDAKATPADISEVILVGGQTRMPMVQKRVQEFFGKEPHKGINPDEVVAVGAAHAALAASPEGVAEKSLLLLDVTPLSLGIETLGGVMTVLIPRNTTIPHDKTETFTTAEDSQPAVTVHVLQGERPMARDNRTLGRFELDGIPPAPRGVPQIEVTFDIDENGILDVSAKDKGTAKEQSIRITASSGLSEGEKERMVKDAETHAAEDRKHREVIDARNKADGFIYSVEKSMREAGDKVPQADRKAIEEKIAALKEAMKGEDVAAINKAQEELQQVSYKLSEVLYKQQQVGPQAGPQPGPQPGPEQGEAQKEAEDVQADYEVIDEEDPQHTS; this is encoded by the coding sequence ATGGCAAAGGTTATCGGTATCGATCTGGGAACCACCAACTCATGTGTAGCAGTGGTTGAGCAGGGACAGGCGGTTGTTATACCCAATCCTGAGGGTGGACGCACCACGCCGTCGGTGGTGTCATTTGGTAAGGAAAGGCTGGTCGGCACCCTGGCCAAGCGCCAGGCGGTGCTTCATCCTGATGAGACCATCTACTCCATCAAACGATTCATGGGCAGGCGCTACTCAGAGGTCGCCTATGAGCGCGAGAGGGTCTCCTTCAAGGTAGTTCCTGCAGATAACGGCGATGCCTGGGTTCAGGTGGATGGCCGTAAGATGGCGCCGCCCGAGATCTCGGCTATGATACTTCAGTATCTCAGGAAGGCGGCTGAGGCATACCTGGGAGAGCCTGTCAAGCAGGCGGTTATCTCGGTTCCAGCCTATTTTAACGACTCCCAGCGTCATGCTACCAAGGATGCGGGCAAGATTGCAGGGCTGGATGTCTTGCGAATAATCAACGAACCTACCGCTGCTGCGCTTGCCTATGGTTTAGATAAAAAGACGTCGGCAAAGGTGGCTGTCTATGACCTGGGCGGCGGGACGTTCGATATCTCCATTATCGAAGTTGATGTAGAGGCCAAGACCATCGAGGTGCTTTCAACCAACGGCAACACCCATCTGGGCGGTGACGACTTCGACCAGCGGATCATGGACTACATCATTACCGAGTTCAAGCGCGAGCAGGGAGTTAACCTTTCAAAGGATCATTCGGCCCTTGCCCGAATCAAGGAGGCGGCTGAGAAGGCGAAGGTCGAGCTTTCTTCCAGTCTAGAAACTACCATAAGCCAGCCGTTCATCGCATCCGATCCTGATAAGGGGCCATTGCATCTTGAGATGTCTGTAACCCGCACCAAGCTTGAGTCGCTGGTGGGCGATTTGGTGGAGAGCACTTTCGGCCCGGTCAAGCAGGCGCTTACCGACGCAAAGGCAACACCTGCCGATATCAGCGAGGTCATCCTTGTCGGCGGCCAGACCCGGATGCCCATGGTGCAGAAGCGCGTGCAGGAGTTCTTTGGCAAGGAGCCTCACAAGGGCATCAACCCTGACGAGGTGGTGGCCGTCGGTGCTGCCCATGCCGCGTTGGCGGCGTCGCCTGAAGGAGTTGCCGAGAAATCTCTGCTTCTCCTTGATGTAACCCCGCTTTCTCTTGGCATAGAAACCCTGGGTGGCGTAATGACTGTTCTTATCCCACGGAATACCACCATCCCCCATGATAAGACCGAGACCTTTACCACGGCTGAGGACAGTCAGCCTGCGGTTACTGTACACGTTCTTCAGGGTGAACGTCCCATGGCTCGAGACAACCGCACTCTCGGTCGTTTTGAGCTTGATGGAATCCCGCCTGCACCACGCGGCGTGCCCCAGATAGAGGTCACCTTCGACATAGACGAGAACGGCATCCTGGATGTCTCTGCAAAGGATAAAGGCACCGCCAAGGAGCAGTCAATACGCATCACCGCCTCCTCCGGTCTCTCAGAGGGGGAGAAGGAGCGCATGGTCAAGGATGCAGAAACCCACGCTGCCGAGGATCGTAAGCACCGCGAGGTGATTGATGCCCGCAACAAGGCTGACGGCTTTATCTACTCTGTAGAAAAGTCCATGCGGGAGGCAGGCGACAAGGTTCCACAGGCCGACCGCAAGGCTATCGAAGAGAAGATTGCCGCTCTCAAGGAAGCCATGAAGGGTGAGGACGTGGCTGCTATCAACAAGGCCCAGGAAGAACTCCAGCAGGTCTCCTACAAGCTCTCCGAGGTTCTCTATAAACAGCAGCAGGTAGGTCCGCAGGCAGGACCTCAACCTGGTCCTCAGCCTGGCCCGGAGCAGGGCGAGGCACAAAAAGAGGCCGAAGACGTTCAGGCCGACTACGAGGTCATAGACGAAGAGGACCCGCAACACACCTCTTAA
- the dnaJ gene encoding molecular chaperone DnaJ has protein sequence MRKGVLRVAAKRDYYEVLGVDKSASEDDIKKAYRKLARRNHPDANPSDREGSRERFKQVSEAYDVLSNPEKRRLYDQFGHAGVSRQYGPAGFNMNDFFRQHQSEFETDSVFGDIFSSLFESLFGFGSAGFRGADPRRRIGGDIRIKIQLSLEEIANGARKRVQVSRYDRCEACVGKGGHNPQTCSTCQGRGQVVTVSRSFFGTFRERRVCPNCAGTGEIFKETCKKCAGSGRVKKSHKIELNIPAGVAAGNYMRLRDEGHWGPGGRGDVIIEFAEKPHNLFKRIGDDIMIEFPISFTTAALGGNVDVPTLNGKRKIKIQSGTQSGAVYRIRKQGIEHLNGGKGDELVRIIVHTPKRLSAAQRKLLQELADKDYKVPNPRKPKR, from the coding sequence CTGAGGAAAGGAGTGTTACGGGTGGCTGCTAAAAGAGACTACTACGAGGTTCTTGGTGTTGATAAATCGGCCTCCGAAGACGATATAAAGAAGGCCTACCGCAAGCTGGCCCGCCGGAATCACCCTGACGCCAACCCTTCGGACCGCGAGGGTTCGCGTGAGCGCTTCAAGCAGGTCAGCGAGGCCTACGACGTACTCTCCAATCCCGAAAAGCGCAGACTCTACGATCAGTTCGGCCACGCAGGCGTAAGCCGCCAGTACGGACCGGCCGGCTTCAACATGAACGACTTCTTCCGCCAGCACCAGAGCGAGTTCGAAACGGACTCCGTCTTCGGGGACATCTTCTCCAGCCTGTTCGAGAGCCTCTTCGGTTTCGGCAGTGCAGGATTTAGGGGGGCCGATCCGCGTCGAAGGATTGGCGGTGATATCCGTATAAAGATTCAGCTTTCTTTAGAAGAGATCGCCAATGGAGCGAGGAAGAGGGTTCAGGTCTCCCGCTACGACCGATGCGAGGCCTGCGTGGGAAAGGGTGGCCATAATCCCCAAACCTGCTCCACCTGCCAGGGTAGGGGACAGGTGGTTACCGTTTCACGTTCCTTCTTTGGAACGTTCAGGGAGAGGAGGGTTTGTCCCAACTGCGCTGGAACGGGCGAGATCTTCAAGGAAACCTGTAAGAAGTGTGCAGGTTCTGGCAGGGTCAAGAAATCGCACAAGATAGAGTTGAACATACCTGCCGGGGTAGCTGCCGGCAACTACATGCGTTTGAGGGATGAGGGCCACTGGGGACCAGGGGGCCGCGGCGATGTGATCATCGAATTTGCTGAAAAGCCCCACAACCTGTTCAAGCGCATCGGCGACGATATCATGATCGAGTTCCCCATCTCCTTCACCACCGCCGCCCTGGGCGGAAACGTGGATGTACCTACCCTTAACGGAAAGCGCAAGATCAAGATTCAGTCTGGCACACAGTCGGGTGCTGTCTACCGTATACGTAAGCAGGGGATCGAGCATCTCAACGGCGGCAAGGGCGACGAGCTGGTTCGAATAATCGTTCACACGCCTAAACGACTTTCCGCAGCCCAGCGAAAGCTCCTCCAAGAGCTTGCCGACAAGGACTACAAGGTTCCCAACCCTCGTAAACCAAAGCGATGA
- the rpsU gene encoding 30S ribosomal protein S21 — MRRFRRACERAAVLRDYKRHQFYEKPSERRKRKIIEARRRAWRRRQKEQY; from the coding sequence ATGAGACGATTCCGCCGTGCCTGTGAGAGGGCGGCGGTGTTGCGTGACTACAAGCGTCATCAGTTTTATGAGAAACCTAGCGAGAGACGCAAGCGCAAGATAATCGAGGCACGGCGCAGGGCATGGCGCCGTCGTCAGAAGGAGCAGTACTAG
- the dnaG gene encoding DNA primase, which yields MIPQEVIERVRAETDIVGLIGSYIKLKRSGKSFVGLCPFHQEKTASFNVSPDRQAYYCFGCGAGGNVITFLMNYENLSFPEAVKQLGERLGIRIQYTAEDDPTKPLLDALELAHKIYKDALWSSEGLGAQRYLVSRGLKKETVRSFELGLVPRDTSLLLSTAREAKLSTQILRDAGVLGSTSGRLYPFLAGRIVFPIRWPSGKLVGFSGRVWGDDPNPAKYVNTSETRLFKKSRLLYGLNKARPYLRREGALLVEGQTDVLRLAQEGFHNVVAPLGTAFTGGQAKVLSRYTDSVTLVFDGDEAGRKAAQRALGEVLAADLDVKLLLLPEGEDPDSFLASHSSDEFNSLLEQAQEPMPFLYNLLSPSTTRVRKKAAEIMLSLINRVSDSLRRELYLDEAANLLRIDRRVIERVLADLAKSSRSGGTVSEADGAGVTGTGDPEERLLRMMIQKAEFVRLAAENLPLSLFPEGERREFLEKLYGVAARKGQFSTGEILDLLSPEMQRRVSGWSFSDVNYSREEFARALAHYLYRRRRDALRHELTQAERSGDAERARSILVQLNELDKESNKIYQEI from the coding sequence ATGATTCCCCAGGAAGTAATCGAACGAGTCCGTGCCGAAACCGACATCGTTGGGCTTATCGGTTCCTATATTAAGCTCAAGCGTTCAGGCAAAAGCTTTGTCGGGCTTTGTCCTTTTCATCAGGAAAAGACAGCGTCCTTTAACGTGAGCCCTGATCGCCAGGCTTACTACTGCTTCGGATGCGGTGCAGGCGGGAACGTCATCACCTTTCTTATGAACTACGAGAACCTCTCTTTCCCTGAGGCGGTTAAGCAGTTGGGTGAACGCTTGGGGATTAGGATCCAATATACCGCGGAAGACGATCCAACAAAACCCCTCCTCGACGCACTGGAGCTTGCGCACAAGATCTACAAGGACGCCCTTTGGTCTAGCGAAGGCCTAGGGGCCCAGCGCTACCTTGTTTCTCGTGGTCTTAAAAAGGAGACGGTGAGATCCTTTGAACTTGGTCTTGTGCCACGGGATACATCGCTTCTTCTTTCGACAGCCAGAGAGGCCAAGCTCTCCACCCAGATTTTAAGGGATGCTGGGGTCCTGGGCAGCACCTCAGGCAGGCTTTATCCCTTCCTTGCCGGACGGATCGTTTTTCCCATTCGGTGGCCCTCAGGCAAGCTTGTAGGCTTTTCAGGTCGCGTGTGGGGGGATGATCCCAATCCTGCCAAGTACGTCAATACCTCTGAAACCAGGCTATTCAAGAAGAGCAGGCTTCTTTACGGACTTAACAAGGCACGGCCTTATCTCAGGCGAGAGGGAGCTTTGCTTGTGGAAGGGCAGACGGATGTCCTCAGACTTGCGCAGGAAGGATTCCACAATGTGGTAGCGCCCCTTGGGACAGCCTTTACAGGCGGGCAGGCCAAGGTTCTTTCCCGGTACACGGATAGTGTTACCCTTGTCTTTGACGGGGACGAGGCCGGACGCAAGGCGGCACAGCGGGCGTTGGGCGAGGTGCTTGCAGCCGATCTTGACGTGAAGCTTCTCCTGCTTCCCGAAGGTGAGGATCCTGACTCGTTCCTTGCCTCCCACTCCTCGGATGAGTTCAACTCTTTGCTCGAACAAGCTCAGGAACCCATGCCGTTCCTCTATAACCTGCTTTCTCCGTCCACTACCAGGGTTCGTAAGAAGGCCGCGGAGATTATGCTATCCCTTATCAATCGTGTATCCGATTCCCTGCGCCGTGAGCTGTACCTTGACGAAGCGGCAAACCTTCTTAGAATTGATAGGAGGGTTATCGAAAGAGTGCTTGCCGATCTGGCCAAATCTTCCAGGTCGGGTGGTACTGTTTCTGAAGCGGATGGTGCGGGTGTTACGGGTACGGGTGATCCTGAGGAAAGGCTGTTGAGGATGATGATTCAGAAAGCCGAGTTTGTTCGTCTGGCTGCCGAGAATCTTCCGTTATCTTTGTTCCCCGAGGGGGAGAGGCGGGAGTTTTTAGAAAAGCTCTATGGTGTGGCCGCTCGCAAAGGGCAGTTTAGCACCGGCGAGATACTGGATTTGCTCTCGCCCGAGATGCAGCGTAGGGTCTCAGGGTGGAGCTTTTCAGATGTTAACTACTCACGCGAGGAGTTCGCACGCGCGTTAGCGCACTACCTTTACAGGCGCAGACGGGATGCCCTGCGTCATGAACTTACGCAAGCCGAACGTTCAGGGGATGCTGAGCGCGCACGCAGCATCCTTGTTCAGTTGAATGAGTTAGATAAGGAAAGCAACAAAATCTATCAGGAGATATGA